The genome window ACTTTTCAGTGTAGAAGAACCAATTAGGAGATACTTAACTCTatatgttttttccccccagtatTTACATGAAAAGCACATTCTGCACAGAGATCTTAAaactcaaaatgtttttctgacaCGAACAAATATAATCAAAGTGGGTGACCTGGGAATAGCCAGAGTGTTGGAAAACCAATACGACATGGCCAGCACTCTCATAGGCACACCATACTACATGAGCCCTGAGCTCTTTTCTAACAAACCCTACAACTACAAGGTAGAGTATGTTCATACAAATGTCATTTCTATTTCATTAGGCAACTTATTTTGTTTGAGAACATTACAATCTTatctgttgtttttaatttcttattgcTTCCAACtctttttaatgtcttcaaagaccaaacagaaaaatagaggAGAGATTTGAAGGAACCTTTATTTCTGGAACTGTGTTTGCTGCAGTAGGTGGGAATTCATAGCATGTGATAAGTTATCACAGCCAAGGTGTTCAGCACGCTGCCTGTACCTATCACAGCATGCCAatgtaaacaaaaatatcagtCTGTGTTAGCTGCATTTTCTAAATTTATTATATAACGGACGGGAAGCTTTGTACTCAAAAGTCTGTATTAGACATaacagcagcattaaaaaaaaatttcaagtagAGAAATAAGCAGTGTTGATGTggatttaaaatataacaaaataaagcaaatgtgCTCTTGTATACCTGTGCAGCTCTTGCTGCAAACTACATGCACCATAAACATGTCTACCATGAGCAAGAGCTGAGGGGAAACTGTTCTTCcaatgaaaaatcaaaagatTTTCATTTGCCACTTAGAGCTGATACTgtacttgaaaacaaacaaaaaaatcctacaaacaGCAACTTTTGacacttcttttcagaaaaatctggtgatatttggaagaaaataattcagttgatcaaaattaaaaatgaaatagtgaGAATGAAGCCAAAATTTGCAATAAGTTTGGTCTTCATTAGTTTATTGTCATTAAAAGCCTCTTTGAAAGCAGGTGACTAAGTCTGGAGATAAAACTTCTATAACTAATAAAAAATTccccacacttttttttccctttttttcagtctgatgTTTGGGCGTTAGGCTGCTGCGTTTATGAAATGGCTACACTGAAACATGCCTTTAATGGTAAAGACATGAACTCTTTGGTTTATCGAATTATTGAAGGAAAGGTAAAaacttctaaattttttttatctgtgctTGGATTTTCTGTCTAGAACTTGAGATTATCTTTTCCAATCAGAAATATTACATGgggttaaaaatattttgcatgttaAATGCATCATGTATGTTGTAGGACTAGTATTTCATGGTGGTATATGATGTAGCATCAGACCCAGGGAGTTATTCATTTGTAGATATTGATAGAGTTTCTTGTTACCCTTTTGTGTAACTAGTATATTGATTAATTTTTGAAGTTCTGAGATGACTGGCTGAATTTACTTCTGGTTTAAACATTGTGCGAAAAATTAAATCACTATTCATGTGATGCCATTTTCCTATTAGGTAAGACTAGCTTATTTAAGTGTCTTGCTTTGGCATATAATGAAGTTAATatggatttattttatataaatttttaagCCTATTCACAGAACTTTTAACTGctgatattaataaaaaattacaaacagtTCTTAGACAAAACACTTAGAATTTCTATATTCTGTTTGATGTTATGCACTTCGGTAACTTTCAGCATATGAACAATGAGACTTTTTATGCAACGTATGTAGCTGAATGTAACTGTTGTGCATAAATAATCTAGCAGTAGCCCCTATTGATAGATATGTTAAATAATATCAGActtccctttccttttacaGTTGCCACCCATGCCAAAGGATTACAGCCCACAGTTGGTAGAAATAATACGAACTATGCTCAGTAAAAAACCTGAGGAAAGACCTAGCGTGAAAAGCATACTACGACAGCCATATATCAAGCAccagatttctttgtttttggaAGCCACAAAGGCGtaagatattttcatttgagtgattctgtgtaaaatatTCATGTTACTGTGGTCTTTGTTTTAcaacttttcctattttttttgtagcagGATAAAATTAGTTCTGTTATGTGTGGTTATAAAGCATATGAACATATGAATTTCTTTAGATTCTTTGAGAAATAGGAGGGAATTAGAATGGAAACTAGTTTTTTGtgcaaatgcagaataaaactGTGCAATGGTTATGATTGCACATCTTATTcagagagttaaaaaaaaagtagcaccAGTATTTTCAAGGAAATGATAGGAAACGTACATCTTTCTGTATGGCTCTTTGAGGCTATTTATCAGCTGTAATACCTTGTAATACCAAGTTCCTTTTGATATTCACagatataattatttttgtttgtcaggTTTAGTCCATTATTTTACTGCTTCCAGATAGGACTGATCTTGGTGCTATGCAGAACAAGTGTTCATTGCTGGCAGAGTCTGAATGGTGTTTTTAAGCTCCTTTTATAGAGATGAAAATGAGTATGTTGTGCACAGTCTGTTGAAAAAGCCCCATATCTTATACTCTGTATGTAAGCTGTTTAGtggagtggatttttttaattagcataaTCTAAAGAAATACCTTAAGGTCTTGTTGATAGTGATTGAATTagcaacttttattttctttacaggaAAGCAGCCAGAAGTCATAAGAAAACAGTGAATTCTAAACCTAAAGATCCTTGTTCTGTGGTCTCAGTAAAGAATGAATCTCATAGCAGGAATGTTACCCACCAAAATGACTCCTTTGAGCAAGCCAGGAAATACAAAGTTGtgagatatatttttcttttaaaaaacaaaactcacttgctttttctagagaaaaaacTCAGTTTTATGAGAAGTGCCTTGAGCATGCATGAGAACATAGATCTGATTCCTAGCAACGTGTAAAATTCGTATTTAGGAAAGAATTGTGTTTAGGCAAGAGTGGAAGTAAATAAACAGCTTTGGATCAGTAAAAGTAATTGCAATGTCTTAATTACAAGATGTTGATGAAACAACATACGGTTTTTCATTTGTGGGTCACTATGTGAATTACTCATGGAGTTTTTGAggtcaaacttttttttcaaatatttgatgaaaagtcatgataattttaaatacgtttttgacctgaaaaaaataattatagttACAACCAAAAATTGTTTATACTTGGAATTCTTTCCAGTGGTTAGAACAAATTTTTTGTAATGGTCAATGTTGtgcatgattttattttctgtaatgagTATGCTATTCTGGGTTTAAGCTTTCAGTGCTGAAATACTGAATGTATATGGTGTAATACATCTTAAAAACTGTTGGTACTTGTTGGCTCCTCCCTTGTGGAAGAGCCAAGGGAGTACAACTTTTCTTTCGTGATCCTGGTGAAAAGTAGGTATACTGCATGTGTATAAACCAATGCCTGAAATAGGTCATTTGCAAATACAGTCTGtatctctttaaaaatgcaggttGCGGCCTTTTTGAGGCTCTTAATCTGTAATTGATCATAATTTCATTGCAGTTCCTGTACCCTGGTATgctgtgtgagccgacacaggcaggacgcaggagcaaccacaaaaccacagataaaatgcaaagaacaaatttattcccgttacctcacAAATGGGgagatctctgaagcagcacccggggcaaaggcacgcaagcgaGGGTGCAGGCACCGTGGAGCTTGGTTCCTGCTAGAGAAAGAGCGAGAGAtattccgggcctgctgcctttgcctgtatattaggggtttctttcAGGCAGTAGTTTTCTactgcgctttgatctttctcacagcagggccggaatctcaggcatgaacaattacGTGCCCCTGAGTCTTACTACAGGGCTGTGTTATCTGAATGcggatgttctacttgtccagcacacaagactaaacaacagttagtagtatgatattTGTGTTTTTCGACACaccaggtgcaagtcacttgagcgtgtttacaatcctccttgccagtcttccgttatattcccacatatGCAAATGATTTTCCTTAGGTGCTTAGAGTATTCTTTCATACATGCATATTACCCAAAAGGtaattcacttttttgttttaattttagaatGAAGAAGATTGCATTATCAAATATAAAGCCACCAAATTTTGTCCCTCAGAGACTGTTGAGTTGGAAAGAAAACCAATTAATAATGATTTGAACAACCTGGGAGACTCCTTAGCTACAGTTAGTGAAGTGAATATTGATATCTTACCATCTGAAAGGATGAAGTATGGAAGTGAGAAGTGTGGCAGTGAGCATATTCCAGAGAATAATAAAGGAAAGTATTTAAATGTTCCAGGGAATTCTAAAATAACATCCAGTAGCCCACCAATTAAGGAAGATGGACTACAGCAAAGAGCAAAGCAagcttttaaagctgaaaatgagTCTAAGGAGCCTTCTGTTGATGCTATAGAAGATGGGGACACTTTGAAACTCCTGCAGCCTGTATCAAAAGACCAAAAGCAAACTGACCTGGTAATGCATTTATGCTTACTTGAAATAGACTTTGAAATGGATTTAACTAATGACCAGCTCTTAAAATGTAGACAGCTGCTGCACATGTTTTTCTGTCAAAGTAGGATGCTGCTGATGCAATTATTGAGATGCTTAAGTAGTTAGGAGCGTTGGCTTCAGATTCGCAAAGGCAACACGGTGAAGTAGTTTTAGGCCTGCATCTAGATGGTGGAAACTCTGTTTTTAAAGGGAgcaacaattttcttttccagctgagaAGAGAGATGGTAAGAATAGTTTTGTAACTTCTTTGTTCTATGTTCTAAATAGGCCTGGCTAATCTGGAGTTGGTCCTGATTTGGATGGGGGGGCTAGTAGGTGGTGATTGTCTCTTCATTGCATTTTGGTCTAAAATGAGATTTTCCTACAcacttttctgaagagaaatcaTTATCTATTGTAGAGCTTGGATTCTACTGAAAAGCTGCTAGCACCGTTTGTTCCTGTTGTAATTCAAGTAAGTGTCCTTCTTTAAAGGTTTAGTAGCTTAAAAATGCTGGTACAGCAGGTATTTTTTCTAACTGTCTATCAAGTAAGAGTTTCTTGTGGTTGTAACTGTGATACGTTGAGGTGGATGCAGTCCAAATAGTAAAGTGgcctgtgttcatttttttaaaaggtgtgtATATGTAAATCTGGAAATGGCAtgtctacatttttaaaaaatacttttacttaTTAGGATGATGTCTGTCATGGAGCTTCAGGAGATGCTCAAGAAAAAATTACCTCCCACTTGCAGCCTCATAGTTCTGTCAGTGAACCCTCTCTCTCACGGCAGCAACGGCAGAAGAAAAGAGACCTAGCTGAAGTCTGTTCAGAGAAGGTGCAGATACTCAAAAAATaattctcctctttcctttaaGACTCCTGCattttttactctttaaaaatgggacctttttttttttttttaaaaaagagtgggttttttaattccATTCTTGTTTCTTGTGTATCTGTATAACTTCATTGGTAACAAAATGCAGAACACTCAAGATGTCCTTTAGAAGCAGCCTGTGtaaatctttgaaaatctcaATAACCCTCGCAGGTGTGAGGTGGGTGTGCCAGATGGGCGCAAGGAAACACAGTGAACTGTGGgctttgcctttgctgtgcTACTGTCTTCCGTAGCAGTTTCTATCAGGACTTCTCGCTGTTTGTGACTACAAAATACATAGCAGTGCTTTTCCTGACTGTTGCGGATAAGGCTACTTGTAGTGGGTAGTAGATTGCTAGTACTCTAGAACAGACACGTGTAGTGGCTGCCCTAAGCTTATGAGTGCAAACTTGAGGAAGAAAATCTTGTCATGCACATGAGATAGGGCTCCTGTCAGTGCTTCCACACTGAGCAGAGAGATTTCTTTGGGGAAAGGTGCCAGCTATACAAGGATAGAGGAGAGGGTGATTGGTGATTGATATCCTGTTTTACTCTTGCGTTTTGCTGTTTGAGGGTGGGGACAGATATTGCAAAGGCATTGGCTGAAAAAtagtctgggagaagagggatAAGATGtaggggtggagggaagggaaatggATGCAAGCAGAGGTGTAGAGAGGGAGGGATGAAGTTGGGAGATGTGAAGAGGTTACAGTAGATCCAGCCTTACCATGCAAGAATGTCTTCTAGATTGCAGAGTATTTCAACTTCTAACGAAAAAAGGTATAAATTCTTGCTCACTTCTCTTTCAAGCTCAGAATGGTTGCTCCTCGGCCTTTACCTTTTCCTTGTGATGTGAACGCAAAGGCGACACAGAGGTGTGCAGAGCAGCATGGTGCTGAAGCCTCTGAATCTGTAAACAGCACCAAAACCAGTCAAGTTGCCGTTTCAAAGGTTAGTGATGAATACTGTGTCAGCTTATTTTTGTCTCTCGTTCCTTCTGAGCAGTTTGTTCTCTTGAGTGTATGCACAGTGAGTAAAGAAATGTGTAGTAGCTTCCTACCTAATGGAAGTCCTGTCAGGCACCTGGTCAGTGCAGGATGAGAAGCTGCCTTGCTGAACCATGGAGGTCAGAAGCTCCTTTTCTAGAGCACATATTAGTGTCATTGACCAAGACCTATTTGTAATAAGTGATTAAGCATTTGTTAGATGATCAGAAGGGCTACTGTAATAGCGCtttcttcaaagcaaaaaatccTTTTCAACTGACATGGTAGGTGATTAGATAACAAAAGCCATTATGATGATTGCTAATTAACATCAAATTAACTCCTTTTGAAGGAGCGGCCCTTGTCAGCAAGAGAACGAAGAAGGCTAAAACAGTCTCGGGAGATGTTTCCCTCTGGTAATTTTTATGTTTGCATGataacattttatgttttaagtaGGCTAATAACTTCTTTGTGAAGGAATTATAACTTCTTGTCTGTTCTTCACTACCATCCTCAGAAAGATGCACTAAGGGTCTAGTTCtgtgttaaataaaaatttctgttaacatgtctgtatttttctgcttctcagtcAGTTTTGTTCCATTGTGTTTAGTGGTGACAACTTGTCTTTGAAATGTACATGAAGTGCAGAATATACAGCTTTCAGGTAGAAGCTTCAGTGTTTTCTCGTAGCAGTATACCTACCTGCCTGTCTTCTGCCAGGCAATAGACTTTTTCTTGCATGAGCATGAAGCTAATTCAAAATACATGCAGCTAAGttgtaaatattgtaaaaatgTCATCTTTCCAGTGATTCCAGCAAGACGAACGTCAAATAGTGCAGTAGTTGAAGCAAAATCACATACGGAAAATCATGTTAAAGTTGCTCAGTCCTCATCAGATCCCAGTATTTCTCAGGTAAACTGGGGTCATCTGCTTTTGGAATATTTAAATGCAGGCACAATTTGGGAAGaaagtgatattttaaaaaaatttcgATGTGTGAAAGAAACTCTCAGTCAATAAGAGTGCACAGTTCTctctaaatatttctttggaagTCCTAGGGTAGAGTACAGATCTCTAATCCATTTTTTGGTTTGGCTAGGTCAGTTTAACATTCCAGGCTCACTGTGCATTTTCACTCCACTTGTCAGAGATGAAAAATAGGGATCTCTTACTGATTGTTATGGACTCTTTAAATtgaactgtttattttattttggaagggaaaaagtTTATCCTGAACTATGCTTTAGTTACAGATCAATAGTCTGCTTTAAATTTGTATTAACAACACACTACCTTTAGCCTGGTACATCTAATTGTCCTTTGATGGTGGTGTTTGAacgtttttatttttatctttttttaatctctagTCATGTTAAGTGCATACATTTATGTGCTGGCAATAAGGAATACTTGCTAGATGAAGAGTGAATAGTTTCTGTTAACGTTCTCTTCCTTGTCTGATTTAGAAAGTCTTTTTTAAGGTATTAAACATACATTTGACAATCTTCTGCAACATCAGGGGAATATTATTAATACCAGTAAATGCAGAAGAGtaacagtgaagaaattttagTGTGAAATACGAAGTGTAGGCTCTCTTTTCCTCAGCCCAGCACTTGCATAGAAAGTGTTTTGCATGTTTTACTTACGTGTATATGCTTATAACTGGTACCTAAATGCAAAAACTTCATCTGCATTCTACAGAAGGTTCATACGCACTAGTTGTATGTGCATGTGCTAGTGATGTTTTTGCATATTATGCTGTGCACTGAACACAAGACTGTAGAGACCCAAGTAGTTAAAATCTCTGTGTATTTTAGGGAATGCTGGGAACTTACTGAACTGAtaaaattttattgaaatattatttttaaatgtgtattaaAGACCAGTAGACAGGCTAAGGGTAATGACTTTATAACGTAGTTGGCAAAGAACTGACACAGATACAtgatttaattgtttttaatagaGGGACTTGGTGAAGCATTTATAGTGGTTAAAACCACATGACTGAGATGTAATGCTAGTCACATGAGCATTTCATAAAGTATGTTGATAATGTCCTGtgtatttaaaaccaaaaggtACAGCTTTTAAAGATTATCAAGCTGAGTCTGTAAAAATATGCTTGTTGAAAGTTTCTTCTGTGCAAGAACAGTAATTCCTGTCATATTGATAAATTACTTTCAGCTCTTAgaatttttgtcatttattcCCTCTTCActtagagaaagagagaaacccATTGCCTGTCTGATGATGAGTTAAGCTCTTCCACAAGCTCCACAGATAAGTCTGATGGCGATTCCAAGGAGAGGTCAGTATTTTGTGTAATACTGTGCAAGAGTTTTCACTGCTATATTGGACCTTGACttggagtggaaaaaaaatggcaggaaTTGCTTTCACACTGTATCTCTACATAGTGAGTGAGTGAAGTATGTGATGcataaggaaaacaaacttcatTTAATTAAACCCTGTGACTATAAACTTTCCATGCTGAACTTTCTGGGATATGTGACTGTGTACCTCTGTTTTTTGTCAACTGTAGTGTCCCAGGAAACCAGTCTTCCAGCATCAAAGGGACATACAGTGTCAGGATGCATTAAAAGCATGAGTTAAAAGGTGCCAGTATGCTTCCTTTCCACTGTGAATGaagctgaattaatttctgattttgtcAGTGTAAgcaacttttcaaaaaaaatactatttgttGCATTACCACAGGTGCAGCTACACACGTAGCAGTAGCCAATAGGATTGTGAATTATTGCTAGGTGAATGGGCCTTGAGCCTTTGTTAGTTGAAATAATGCTGATGTTGCGATTGATAAAGCTGCACCACAAGAAGTAATTTAACATGGAATACTTAGCAGGACCTCACTAAACTTACTGAAAGTCCTCTGAATGCAAGGTGGAAGTTGCATCATGAATGGTGACTGAATTACATCTTTTTTCTCCGCTACTAGAAAAAGCAATATGAATGAAATGAATGACTTGGTGCAGCTAATGACACGGACACTGAAAATGGACTCTAAGGAGAACTCTGAATACTGTGTAACCTTGACTCCAGCCCCAGAGTTTAAACTTCATAGAAAATACCGAGACACTTTGATTTTGCATGGAAAATCACCTGATGAATCAGAGGAATTAGAATTTGAAGAGATTTCTTCAGGTCTGTAGCTCTGTTATTGCTTTAAATGAATGGTTGTCAACTGCCAATAACCAAAGAAAACCTGTTATTGGGCAACAGAAGACAATCCACTCTTATTTCTTCTCAAGTCTCAACAATGCTTACAGAAGTAAACatctttctaaataattttgtgtGCAAAACTGCTCTAATCGTGGTTTACTTGCCAAAGAAATGTGTGATCGATCTGTGTAGTTACTAATGAAGAGAGAAAGCTGGTCtgcaatgtgattttttttttttttccccacatgaCCTACACTTAGCAGCTTCCAAAATGAACAGTTGGAGTtgagtattttgaaaaaagatttttaaggcATTCAAGCAATTTGATAGGTGTAAAGCTTTGTGAATTATGGATAAAGCTGAAATTGTACACAAAGCATTCAACACAGCGGAGGTTTGTATGAGTATAGTTGTTCATCCTCATTGCAGAATTTGGGCAAGCTTATTTTTCCTACAGATACAGGTGCAAGAATTGAATCACTTTTCATATTTAAGGTCTGGTTTAGACCTTAAGTATGTATATGTGTTccaaaaacaaattaaaagtagTATTTGCTATGACTGCACTTACTGTGCAACAAGAACAAGTGAAAAAGCTGAGGGTAGGTTTTTGAAGTCTCAGACCTTCTTGTGCTTATTGCTTTAAATGATAAGGATTCTACTAGTAACTAGCCTGGTGATAGGCAAAGCAGTGGGAGAACACTGGATTTTACTCTGGTAAGTTGATTCCGCATAGCTAAAGTAGAAGAGAGTTTGTCTCTAAACAGATATGATGGAATGTTGAAGGTAcatgtttcagtgtttgtttttttttttttcctgtccgTTTTTCTCACTCTTAAGTATTGTATAGTGAGATCCTCCAGCTATTTACTTAGTACCGTTTGGGATGACAGGGCTACTGCATTTCTAAGCTGAAACTTATTTTAATTAGatcagatattttattttcagaaggtgATATGTCTTATGAGAGGAGTGTTGGTGATTTGAGTGATTAAAAGAGCAAGCTAGTATTCTCAGTTCAGGTCCTAAGGGAGGCCTCCACTTCTAAAATGACTTTCTCTTGTTAGCAGCTTCAGCTGAGGAGCAAAAGATTCAAAGGGTGTTGAGGCAAACAGGCAGATGGCAGAAATGATGCCATCAGTGTTTTACAGTGATTatactttttttacatttgcttgTAAGTACAAGTGattgaattattaaaatatttgggtGGTGATGTAATATTAGAGAATAGtactttttcattcaaataatatttgcaaTGGACTATACAGCAACCACCTGAAACAAAGTTACAGGGACCTAATTGCGCAAACTGTGTCTGCATTGACTTTGTACTGCCCAGTGTCTTCGGAGTTAGCATCTGAGTGCTTCTGATTCACCATGTTTGTTGATCATTCTAGCTAGCCAGTTCAGATAAGCAGTTATTTCACACAAATAGTCAGCTAGAATTCTGTGGCAATACTTACAATGTCATCCCATCTTCTCCTTCTGCATAGAGTACAAAAACTGACTGTGCTGAAAGTAATTATTACTGCGTTGatctatttttacttttttttcctaatagatATTTTATCAGTTCCTGACAAGATTAGGAGAATGGTTGAAATCCTGAGATCTGATGTGGTGCAAGGATTGGGAGTGAAACTTCTTGAGAAGGTGTACAGCATCATGGAAGAAGATGATGAAGTGAAAAGAGAGGTGAATGTCTTTCatattaaaattgtttaatttctttataaacCTAGATAAATGAGCAGGGTCTTTActtctttcccccccctccccttttagATACTGATGTAGTAGTGCAAACCTTGATTCAAAAAAGTGTTCATGTAGTCATGGGCAGGCAAGGGCCTAAGCATATTGTAATTTTCAATCTTAAAACGTTTGATTCTGGATGTGGATTATGTTTAACCACAAATTCTTCAGAAAGCATAGGAGCTTTATAATTGTACCATGGTCCCTGAGTTTGTGGAAGATGAAAGGGATGCAAATAATTTTACTCTGTGGTATTTCTccaataataatttcttttgaacCATAATTTTTTGCCTTCACATTACTTTGCCTAATGCCCCTTATGTCTAAAGTGAGAAACAGTTTAATgtctgttcctaatagaggtgAGTGAGCAATACCTCCAGCTCATTTGATTCAGAACTTGGTTACAAATAAAATACTCCATGGATACATACAACCTGTGAAGAACTGAGTTATATTTTAGATTGTCAGGTGGGATTTGGAACTCTCTTGCCTTCAGACAActaagctgcttctttttttcgTCCTGCCCATCTATATTGTCAAACGTCACATGCTGGTGTCAGTTGAGTGgtatttttggtatttttttttgttaaatgttttgGTAGTTCCTGCTTTTTACAATGTGAAtaaattttgtgggttttttgtgtgttctaAACAGCTGCAGTTGCAGGAGCATATGGGAGACAAGTATGCAAGTTACAGTGCGAAGGCACGCCACCTGaaatttcttgaagaaaatgtgaagttCTGACACAAACTTTTTGCTTAGAGAAAAGGACTGTTTTATAGCTCATCTGATAGATCGGACCAGCTTACAAAGCACGTTTATCCATTGACCTCGTCTGCTGAAATAAGGAGGTGAACTTGCAAAAAATGTTATAGTTGGtagtaatatttttcatgttaaaatgtGAACCGGGCTATTGCTTActcaaaagagaaatgtttatagtttagtttttattatcttaatgaaactttttaaagttGCTTTTTATAGATGCAAAGAGGGACAGATACCAAGTTTTGGATACAAAggagtgtaaaaaaaaattgttttaatttgaatttgtcATAGCAAAAGGTTTTTGGTATGGTCATGTACTAAATACGGTAACAAAATCTATGCCAAAGCTATGGTGTGATAGGTTGTAAGCTATGACATCAAATAGTTGTGAAAATTTAGCAGGCAGAAACGGTTACTAATTTGTGTAGCACTAAAAGCCCTCCAGGTTCTGTAAATTGCCAAGTTAAAGCACTAAAGGGGCTGGCTGTACTGCTTTTAAGCAGAGcctttgcttttgtgtcttATTGCTAAGGCAGTCACCAAGGTGGTGGAAAGTATTTGGTAACTGGATAAAATAAGgctgaaaatgtttgaaaggAACACAGCCATGATTACCATGGTCCCAGCTGGAGAAATCCCTTTGCCTTACAAATACTAATTCCTTTTAGGAATCAAAGTGCCCAAGACCAGGGTCACTTAGAGAAATAGGCATCTtagtttttccctttctttgcatCTAGATTGCGTTGCTACACATGCCCAGGCATTGTCATGGACCATCACTACAGAAAATGCAcgtgtttttttcaaaggataAAGAAGTCAAAAGGGAATTgaacttgtaaaataaaattttaaaagcacaacCTGTCTCTTTCCCTGCCTCTAGCTTAAGTATTGTAATCTCCAGCACCTATGAGGAAGACTAACATGACAGTAGTAAGAAAGTGCAATAGCTGTGGAGCCTGCTGCCTCTCACATACTGGATGCTCAAGTTACAAGGTTTGAAGAGGTATTGTATTATGCAGAGTGAAGATGTTATTTTCTCTACCCaggcaaatttattttaaacaaaaaatgccaCTCTGCAGTCTTCTATCCTAGAACAGTTTCCAATTCTTAGCATTTTTCAGAACTGTGGGGTGTGTACTGTTTTACacttgtattgggtttgcgtgtCAAGGTTTTGGTCATGGcggggggctacaggggtggcttctg of Nyctibius grandis isolate bNycGra1 chromosome 10, bNycGra1.pri, whole genome shotgun sequence contains these proteins:
- the NEK4 gene encoding serine/threonine-protein kinase Nek4 isoform X4 codes for the protein MPLAAYCFLRAVGKGSYGEVSLVRHQQDSKQSDVWALGCCVYEMATLKHAFNGKDMNSLVYRIIEGKLPPMPKDYSPQLVEIIRTMLSKKPEERPSVKSILRQPYIKHQISLFLEATKAKAARSHKKTVNSKPKDPCSVVSVKNESHSRNVTHQNDSFEQARKYKVNEEDCIIKYKATKFCPSETVELERKPINNDLNNLGDSLATVSEVNIDILPSERMKYGSEKCGSEHIPENNKGKYLNVPGNSKITSSSPPIKEDGLQQRAKQAFKAENESKEPSVDAIEDGDTLKLLQPVSKDQKQTDLSLDSTEKLLAPFVPVVIQDDVCHGASGDAQEKITSHLQPHSSVSEPSLSRQQRQKKRDLAEVCSEKLRMVAPRPLPFPCDVNAKATQRCAEQHGAEASESVNSTKTSQVAVSKERPLSARERRRLKQSREMFPSVIPARRTSNSAVVEAKSHTENHVKVAQSSSDPSISQRKRETHCLSDDELSSSTSSTDKSDGDSKERKSNMNEMNDLVQLMTRTLKMDSKENSEYCVTLTPAPEFKLHRKYRDTLILHGKSPDESEELEFEEISSDILSVPDKIRRMVEILRSDVVQGLGVKLLEKVYSIMEEDDEVKRELQLQEHMGDKYASYSAKARHLKFLEENVKF